A genomic region of Megalopta genalis isolate 19385.01 unplaced genomic scaffold, iyMegGena1_principal scaffold0066, whole genome shotgun sequence contains the following coding sequences:
- the LOC143261741 gene encoding uncharacterized protein LOC143261741 has product MAVQAMPAGKLETKMAESSAISPKDFHLEDAGAEKDRLKKQASFCVEIRPGAQNGQQVSQDGSQMKMQGLSVVQQSQVAPKMQSYSFQQAPQPVQSLGVFQAPQAYVVPQQSFVVPQQVVPQQVVPQQMMHQQVVPSVQTLQIIQPSQPCPQESKVQIVERRVEVPAPTPVPEVVTVKPQPQPERIVEPQTQVIETIKLVPVPPVCKDKLVVVPSKPMVVVPEPTIVKVPHCTHQSEGMTCNCNQQAIRAAAVGPVDHMHHMHMRAHTHPMHLGKMMTDFRFLKDPKA; this is encoded by the exons ATGGCAGTGCAAGCAATGCCAGCTGGCAAACTGGAGACCAAGATGGCCGAATCCTCGGCGATCAGTCCCAAGGATTTCCATTTGGAGGATGCGGGTGCTGAGAAGGACAGGCTGAAGAAGCAGGCGTCCTTCTGCGTGGAGATCCGTCCAGGTGCTCAAAATGGACAGCAGGTGTCTCAGGATGGGTCGCAGATGAAAATGCAGGGCCTGAGCGTGGTGCAACAATCGCAGGTGGCGCCAAAGATGCAGAGTTACAGCTTCCAGCAGGCCCCGCAGCCTGTGCAGTCTCTGGGAGTCTTCCAGGCTCCTCAG GCATACGTGGTGCCCCAGCAGTCGTTCGTGGTTCCCCAGCAGGTGGTGCCCCAACAGGTGGTTCCCCAGCAGATGATGCACCAGCAGGTGGTCCCTTCGGTGCAGACTCTGCAGATCATCCAGCCATCTCAACCTTGCCCTCAGGAGTCGAAGGTGCAGATCGTAGAAAGGAGAGTCGAGGTCCCAGCACCGACTCCAGTCCCCGAAGTGGTCACTGTAAAGCCCCAGCCCCAGCCCGAGAGGATCGTGGAACCGCAGACTCAGGTGATCGAGACCATTAAGCTGGTCCCAGTGCCCCCAGTTTGCAAGGATAAACTGGTTGTCGTGCCCTCCAAGCCCATGGTGGTCGTTCCTGAGCCAACTATCGTCAAGGTGCCTCATTGCACTCATCAAAGCGAAGGGATGACCTGCAACTGCAATCAACAGGCGATAAGGGCTGCCGCCGTAGGACCTGTTGATCACATGCATCACATGCACATGAGGGCTCATACTCATCCCATGCACCTTGGCAAGATGATGACTGACTTTCGTTTCCTCAAGGACCCAAAAGCTTAG